Within Sorghum bicolor cultivar BTx623 chromosome 2, Sorghum_bicolor_NCBIv3, whole genome shotgun sequence, the genomic segment GGTCTGGGGTAgcttcttgcggttgagggGGTCAGCGATGAGGTCGCGCCAGGCCTTGGAGACGCACTTGCAGCAGCAGAGGGACTTGACGGGGACACGGGAGAGGATCTCCACGAGGGGGTCGTCGGGGAGCCCCGCGACCGCCTCCGCCTCGCGCGTCTTGGGGCAGTCCATTCCACCGAGAGCAAACTGCAAAGCGGGGGACCGAGCGAACGATGCGGGGGGAATCAGGCATGCGAGAGAGAGatgcagcagcagccagcagggaAGCGTACCGGCGCCGGAGACGATCGGGGCCGACggtggcggcgctggacggTGCCGAGGAAGCGAAATCGGCTGAGGAATTGGGCAAAACAACTAGCTAAGAGCAGTGGGCTGGGCCTGTCGCCTGCGCTACTGGGCCAACACATGACTAGTGTCTGGTCTGTATGACCGTTCAACAAATGGCTAGTGTTAATGTTCCTAAAAAAAGATGAATAGtgttaataaaataaataaataaaaacgaaTGTCTAGTGTATGACGATCTTCTTCACTTTTCTCTACGAAGGTGAATCTTGAGAATGTTTTATCAGATTTCCCCAAACCTGTAAAAAtgtgctatcaacaaaatcaaTTTTCAGAGGCACTCCCattctatagatattaatttttataaacactatgtatagaaactatggtctcaacggatagtttctatacaataattttttatccaatcacattcattctctctcaattctcaaccaaccatatcacttcatgtcttggatttcgtgtagacatggtttctaacttagacccagtttctatgatttttgctctctctcttcaataactactttgccacatcagcaaaatgcttaggtggcaccataattaatgtctatagaaactactgtggtttctgcattgggagtgccataaggacactcacaatgcagactctatcatagagtctaaagttatttattacctcaaacaacgtggacttagagtctaaataagacttgaagtcttatttttttctacctctttcttcaataaatatactgccacatcagcaaaataccataaataatatataattaattatcttgaattctgtgatagagtcttgtattATGAGTGTCCTAATAGATGGTTTTTTGCCCGAGAACACTACAATAATGGGCAAAAGAACACTACGTTATTTGCAATGTGTCAATTAAAATCATTGCTGCGGTACTTTTAGGAGTTACAACCGAGCAAGGGCCTATTTAGTTGCCTCCTAGCTGGGAAATGGTGTGGATTTCAACACAGAATCACATGGAAAATGCTGAGAGCCCTTTCCTCTAATTGCTTCTGGAACTTTGGCACTGTTTCCTGATACAACTTCGTCACAAGGACAGCATCCACCGGTCACAActtttagcaaaaaaaaaaaaagttcgtTTGCCATTTAAGCTGCAGTACAGAAGCGTCATGGAATATTTCAAGTATCATGTACAGCTAACGTGTACAGTTAAATTAAAGTAGCTGCTAAAGAACCATAGCaactattaggccttgtttaggtgggaaaaaattttggttttggctattgtagcactttaatttgtatttgacaattattgtctaattatgaactataggctcaaaagattgtctcgcaaattacaggcaaattgtgcaattaattatttttttaatctatatttaatgctccatacatgtgtctaaagattcgatgtaaaggagaatcttgaaaaaaatttgggattttggggtgaactaaacaaggtcttagttgCAGCAGTATAGAACAGGCCTAGAGGGAAGCAAGCTCTGATATCACAGGCACAATTTCTTTTGACAGAGGAAAATACCCAGCTTTTATAGAAAGCTCACAAGTTGCTGTTTGTCAGCGATACaagaaaaaaactaaaaacaaaAGGACGACACACACAGAATATAAAGACTGGGGATTCCAGTTTGCGAAAGAAGCCTAGAGGGAACTGAACCAGGCTATCCAAAGCCACGCATACAAAAGCCTGCATCAAACACCACACAACCAGAATTTTGAGAAAGAACTGGACATTCGAGTTCTTGACTAGGCTTCTCACACCTTACAACCACAGAACAACAGAAAATGCAAAGAACTTAACATGATATAATGATATTGTTTACTATTCAAAGGCAGCAAGTTATCAAAGAAATCTTGTAGGCTACAGGGTGCTCTGTCCCACCCCAAGGCTTCTTTAAAAGCAAGCCCAAATTGATCTAGCTAGAATACACCcaaaaaaatcctttggaatGCAGATATTCTCCCATCTAACAATGTGGTACTTAAATTTATCATTGGCGCCATGCCAGAAGCATTTGGACCTAATAGAGTCTAATTGCTCATGTATTCCTTCTTTCAGGCTGTACGAGGAAGGCTGCTCAAACATGAAATGGTTAGGATCAGTCTACCCCAAGACATGGGCTTTCCTTTCCAGGGTCGAAGTCTTCTCCTGGTTTTGGCCACTATCCCACTTAGAGCCTTAATCCCCAGATGAGCATCATACATGGGAATACCAAGGTAAACCATAGGTAGATTTCCAATTGAGCAATTAAGCATGTTTGCAACTCACTCCTGTTCATTTCTTTCAGAACTTCTGATTTGTGATAATTAATCTTTAAACCAGTCGTCCACTCAAAGCAATACAATAAAAATTTTGAGGCACAATCAagcagacatatatatataaaaagctaTGCTCAGTCATGTACTTTTCATCACTATACAGTTTTGAGGTTAATGTGGCAGAGTTTTCGTTTTTAATGTTTTGTTACCATGTGTTGCTTTCAATGCCATGAAAGCTTCAGGATAAACGAACATGTACTGGGCTAAGgcagaaataaaagaaaaacagcAGACAGTAATCACCCACTAGTAAAGccacagaaaaaaaaagagaatgcGTCATATGTAAGGAGTTCTATAATTCTGGAAGCACAAAGCATAGAGACAGCTAGGTGTACAGTTAGCTTACATATACGTCTGAACAGGTTGCTGTATTAATTGGACCACATACATAACCAGCACCAGTAAAAGGCATCGTGCCCAATCCTACTACATAGCCAGCAACattaaaaagacataactgGAAACTCTGATTTCGGCTGGAATGTCCCAGTAAGTAGCCCACAAGCAAAAATTTCAGTCCTTATTTTCAAATGTTGACAACTCTTTTGAAGTGGAACATATGGAGTGATGGACTGATAGCCAGTGCAGAGACGAGACACTTCTTGTCCATGTTATATGATATCAGATCCCGGTTAAAGTGCTGAATAAGAAATACCAAACTGTGATCTGGATGAATTGCAACCACTTTGAAGCCATTGATCGTTTGGCCAGTCATCTTTCCAACCAACTTCAAAAAGCTTACAGTGTCCTTCAGGACCCATTCTTCTATATCAGTATATCATAGTCCTCAAGAACCCATATGAACAATTCATTACTCTGCTGTTCTGGGAGGATTTCACCATGACCCAGGTCAGCATGGTAAATCAAATGCAAATGCCCTTGGGAGTTGGGACTGGCCAACGAACATGGCTGGAACTCACCGCCCTCCTGAAAGGGCACAGGGATGATCTTCCTTGTGTTGCCTTCCACGTCCATCACAGCTATCTGATCCCCCTCGTACAAGACCACATACAGCATGCCATTAGCATATGCGCTGCCTAAGCCAGGTGCTATGCGAAGGTCACCCCAGTCACATCTGACAGGACTCCACACCCCAGATTTAGACGAGTAGATGTGCACTGGTATCATGTCCCTTTTCTTGATATGGACcaaatggaagtgggaagaggcAGGCGGATTGAAAACCAAAGAGGTGCATTTCCTATGAGAGACTGGCACAGCAACCCATTGCTCAGTCACAGGGTTGGACTCGATATAGCTCCTGCTAAGTGATTTGCCGGATTCCTGGATATAGCCAAAGAGGAGACCATTGCAGTCATTCAAGAGCAAGATGTTCTCAATGCCTGGCAGTTCAGTCAGGAAGGGGAAGCAATGGTCCACAGGACGCAGGGGTCTCCCAAACATGTCGACGAAATGCACACGGATTTGGCATAGCAAGTTGTCACTGTTGCCTCCATCACTACTGCTGTCTTCACCATCTCcatcatcactgtcactgtTGTCGCCACCTCCATCACTGCTCCTGTCTTCACCATCTCCATCATCACTGTGGCTATCATCGCCGCTATCACTGCTGCTGCCTTCACCATCTTCACCATCTCCACCTCCATCGTCACTGTGAGTCATAGCCACCTCCATCACTGCCGCTATATTCACCATATTCGTTGTCCATGCCGTAGTTTTCGCTGCCTCCATCACTGCCGCTTTCTTCACCACCTTCGTCATCAATGTCGGAGTTTTCACCGCCTCCATCACTGCCACTATCTTCACCATCTCCCTCGTCCATGTCGGAGTTTCCGCCACCTCCATCACTGCTGCTGTATTCGCCATCTTCGTCATCCATGTCAGAGTTTTTGTCGTCTCCATCGCTGTCTTCGCCATCTCCATCATCCATGTCAGAGTTTTTGCTGCCTCCATCACTGCTAATGTCTTCGCCATCTCCATCGTCCATGTCGGAGTTTTCGCCGCCTCCATCACTGCTGCTGTCTTCGCCATCTCCATCATCACTCTCGGCGTCTTCACAATCTCCATCGTCACTGCCCAAGTCATAGCTGTCTCCATTACTGCCGCTGTCTTTATCATCTCCATCATCACCGTTAGTATCGTTGCTGCCTCTATCATTGCTGATGTCCTCGTCATCTCCATCGTCACTGTCGAAGTAATCGATCAAGTTGTCAGCGACGAAGAAGAACCCTTCTAGTGCCTGGGCCTGGGGTAGCCTCGTGCTGTTGAGGGGGTCAGTGATGAGGTCGCGCCAAGCCTTCGAGACGCACTTGAACCGGCAGAGGGACTTAAACGGGACGCGGGAGAGGATCTCCACCAGAATTTCGTCAGGTAGGCTGGCCATCGCGCTCGCGGTCCTCTTAGCAGTTCATGCCACCACCGCGAACAATCTGCGAACCAGCGGATCGAGACGGAAAATTTGAATGAAAATGCACTTACGACTcgcgagagagagaaaaaatgcAGCGTCGGGGAGGCAAGCGGAACTTACCAGCCACCGTAGATGGTCGGAATCGTCGACGGCGCAGCTGGCCGGTGCCGAAGAAGCAAAAGCGACCGAGGATTTGGGGAATTTCTAAACCCTAGCGTAGCGCTTCCCGTGGATTGGAAGGGACGCCGGACAGTGGAGGCCTCTCGAGGGACACCGAACAAGCAAGTGGGTAGCTTTCCTTTGGGAAATGAACTTTTGGGCTTGGGCCTAACGCCTTAACTGATGGGCCGCAGATCTTGCAATCCTCTCTCGTCACTCTAAATCTATACTAGAGCACACATTCTTTATTGTAAATATTTTGCATGAAGAAACCAAATATGTAACATATACAATTCTTCCATGTGACGTTTTCTCCTTGATACAAAATACTGTATCGAAACAGAAGTTAGAAGAGCAGCTTGAGGCACTGGAAATGGAATGATGGATTATGTTCCAGAGAGAAATGGAATGGATGGCAATTGCAGTTAGATTTGCTGTTTCCCTTCGTGAACATTCAGCACTATTTGCAGCACTGCACAAGGCCGTGCAATAGAAACAACAAGAGAGTGGAATGATATTTGAGCTACACAAAATCTGGATGCTTAAAATAGAATGACTTTTACATTTTTTCCTCATCTGCCGTATATTTCTACTAAACACAAAATACTAAATTTTGTGTAACTCAAATGTCAGCCTTATAAAGTCAGCATTTAAAAACGCAGGCAGATGAGTGGGAGAGTTTGCTAGTTTAAATACAACATCAATTTTTATTAATATTGTACCATGTGATGGACTCAATAATATTTAACCTTCA encodes:
- the LOC110432294 gene encoding uncharacterized protein DDB_G0290685-like isoform X1, giving the protein MASLPDEILVEILSRVPFKSLCRFKCVSKAWRDLITDPLNSTRLPQAQALEGFFFVADNLIDYFDSDDGDDEDISNDRGSNDTNGDDGDDKDSGSNGDSYDLGSDDGDCEDAESDDGDGEDSSSDGGGENSDMDDGDGEDISSDGGSKNSDMDDGDGEDSDGDDKNSDMDDEDGEYSSSDGGGGNSDMDEGDGEDSGSDGGGENSDIDDEGGEESGSDGGSENYGMDNEYGEYSGSDGGGYDSQ
- the LOC110432294 gene encoding uncharacterized protein DDB_G0290685-like isoform X2 translates to MASLPDEILVEILSRVPFKSLCRFNDDGDDEDISNDRGSNDTNGDDGDDKDSGSNGDSYDLGSDDGDCEDAESDDGDGEDSSSDGGGENSDMDDGDGEDISSDGGSKNSDMDDGDGEDSDGDDKNSDMDDEDGEYSSSDGGGGNSDMDEGDGEDSGSDGGGENSDIDDEGGEESGSDGGSENYGMDNEYGEYSGSDGGGYDSQ